A stretch of DNA from Ricinus communis isolate WT05 ecotype wild-type chromosome 4, ASM1957865v1, whole genome shotgun sequence:
AGATTGCCTTGTTAATTAAGTTTAGTTTTACTATGGACAACTGGAAACTGATACATTTAAGACTGACCTGTATGTTTAGTACTGTATCTTACCATGCCAAGGATATGTCTGTGAATGTACATGTAAGCTCATGCTTGTATTGGGGTGTGGATGCCCTCTGCCTTTGCCAACTTACTATCAATGTCTACATCACCATCACTATCACCCTCACCTTTAGCTTTCCAATTTGAAATCTGTTCTAATTGCTGAAATATTTTCATGAACCAATTACTTAAATCTTTATAAGCCATCTGTTTGTTTCAAAGTTAAAAGCATTCCTAAGGATGCCTTCACTGTTTGAACTAGTTTctataactcatttatttgaatatattaaagaaGAACTATTTTAGATTCCATCACGAGTTCCTAGGTAATTTAAGGACTTTAAGGCTTCCATttacttttccttttatttgttatttggATTTTGGTCCACTTCTTGAAGCCCCTCCCATGTCCTCCTACCTATGTTGCAAAATTGCGCTAGAGTACCGTTGTCACTCTAATTTGATTGTGTTAGCCTTTAATTCTGCTCTAagtgttttattttgttattttattttgctgcAGCTGCTGTATCTCTTTATGGAGTTACTGGgaattcttttttccttttctcttttccccGAGTCTTGTTGTGTTCTTgtgataaaagtaaaaaagaaaattgctaAGAAATGAATGCAGAAAAGGAGTTATACAAGAATAAATAGCAAatcaaatagtataaaattatcataaaaatatgaatagaATACagtcgaatttttttttcctagcACTTGATTAAAATCACAAGCAATTGAATGGAACTCTTTTAAGTTAGTAAAAGAAGAGATAGAAGCTTGTGGAAACTGGCGAGTTAACTCATAGGAACATCTGCAATTCCAGGAACAATGAgcaatatataaagaaaatagaagcaGCAAAACTGGAATAATTTGATTTCTATGGACTGACATGAAGTTGtgccttattttcttttattaatttgttctGATTTTGGTTTATGCACTACTACCTCATCACGTAGGTGCTGTAAATCGGAGATGAAACCATGAGCCTATTTATTGTCAAGCATGTGACCATTTAACTGTCACCCTGATTCAACATCTGTGCTGTTCGTGCAATGGAATCCCATTCCCACTGttgtttataaaattaactaacaTAATTGCGGGAACATTTATTATGGGACATGTATGTTGGGAGTTAGCTTCCTCTTTATCTGTAGAAGCCGAGTCGCATCTGATGTCAAGTTATGCATGTAATAGAGTTACTTCTGTTACGAGATTAAAGCACATGCTGCgcatattaacaaaaattgtTGCTGTCAGCTGCTTTTTTCCTCTTTGTTCTATACGTCTTCAGTAGCATCATCATTGATCAATGCACGGTGTTTGCATTCTCATGCCTACCtagttcttaatttcttttggattttaaACTGCGCAGCTTATATCTTTGTCTGAAAAGCAATGGAAGTAGAGCTGGATTCAAGTGGAGGAGTTGTTGAATTTGGACTTGAAGCCAGACCTTCTCATGTTTAAAGCAGTTCCCAAAGATGGTGTTTCATTAGAGGAGTTCCAGTGAAAATGACGGTTGATGGATCAAGAAAAGAGCTATGCATCCCAAAGTCGAATAATGTTTGGGCATTTCATATCTATCTAGTTGTATGCAttattgtatttctttttaatcatcCATCTTagctttaatatatatatatatatatatatatatacacatatagaTATATAAGTTGTCAAGATTAAAACTATTGGATCGGTTTTAGTTAGATAATTACAatagaattcttttctttctcattttcttttccttttattactGATTATGCAGGAAGTACTTTACTGCAAACAGATAGTTTAGTTAGTTTGGGCAGAGAACTTCATTTCTGGTCCTTTGCAGTTGGTGGGCATCAATATCAACTTGATCACTAAGATGGGcagattttctttcttttaggtgcttgttttctttaacaaggtgaaatctttttttttgaaaatgaattgaacacatgtatgtatatatgtagGCTCAAGtacaaaataaacataaaatgagagaaaattaatattaataataattgaagtATAGAAGGCGCCATTTAGATGATGCAATCGCTAACTTTATTGGAAGAAATGAGTTtctatttaatcaaattttgttaaaaatctGTAGAATAAGAAAAGAGTCATCTAAAGGTTGACTGTAGGTAATGGCATCTTTTATGGGCGATCGTAGGAAATAGTATCTTTTAGGAAGcggttatatttgtaaataattaaatggatattttaaaatttataataaaatttggacGGTTTTATATTACAgaaataataatgtaattcATGTATTTTTCGTATCAAAGGAATAATGCGtgtgtttttatttgtattttttttcaagacatttaatattttttttagattgtaaataataaaaattaaaatatgtagtaaaataaatatttttaatcaatttagtatccaattaaatattttatgattataaaaaattattgatatatattatttttaatttttattaaattttaaaaaataattattttaaataataaatttgatagaTTGTTAGATGCtacattatttataaaattttataatattaatattaaatacatgtaaaattatataaaaaattaataaaaatataaaatgtatctaaaatatattaaaaaaataaaacataaaatcacAAGATAACTTTTTGAACTTTAGCTCTTATAGTGATGAGAGATAAGATTAAAGTTTAGTAAATTACAGATAGtaaatatctatttaatagtaatattttattatttatacacTTAGATTAATAATACAATTTGAATAATATCTCactctattttatttgtaatttagaaaaatattttaattatattcttaattctttCTCCGATTATTttagatctttttttttcttttttttttggtataaTCGGTTTTCGTTTCATCATaggaaaattagaaaataagtaaGATTGCATGGGAGAGAAGAGGAGGAGTTTTTGggatagaaagaaaaaggagaaaataaaagCCTCTCTAATCCCAAAAGGGTAAAACGGAAAAGGGCAAATAGCAAAACTAAAGTAGAAAGAGAAGAGGGATGGGATTAGGAAGCAAAGCAGCGGATTGGGGTTTTAAGGCGTTCACTGCAAGTCTAGGCGTCGCCACCATTTATCTCACGGCCACTTTCTCTGTGAACGTTTATAGAGGCCTTTCTTGGCACAACTCGCAATCggtaattaaatttcttttgttgtttatGTATATATGGATTTGAATGCGAATCAGATGATCCTACCACTCCGATTCTATTTCATTTGCTTATGTTATGAAGTAGCTGTCTTTGTTCTGGTATTCACTGTTTTTGGTTTGCTTTTTAGTTGCTATTTGTTTTCCCtttgataattgcatatatTACTCGAACGCTTATGGTCATTGGATGAGCTAAATTTctggatttttcttttttctgcttCAAGTCAGTGATAATTAGACTGATACAGAAATCCTCTAATATAGTAAAGTAGTTTATGATGTATTCCGGAAAGATTAGTAGCACCAGATTCTGCAATACCGGGAATTTGTGTAGCCATCTTCTGGCTCTtgtttttcctctcttttttggAGGTGTCTAGAAATGTAAAATGGATAAGCATTGTTTTGGACATGGGAGCTGCAAGCATGgcaaaatctttttcttttttcaaaagataaaatgtaaaaagagGAGCTTCATGTATGAGCACTAGGGCAATTGGGGTTTCTTAGAAGGTtgatgtaattattttatatcctGCAAATTGTACTTTGTTTCCCTTGATCCTGTGAGGTATGGTAATCTGTACTGCAATTATTATGTCTAGTTTTAGCGTTTTCATATCGACAGGGGGACTAGATTCTCAGTTTCTTGCACTTGGATTCTTTTGGAAATGGGACCTTTCTCCTGTGTTATGTGTTTATTATGGCCTTTGGGTGGGGAGTATGCCGTCAGTAGCAAATCCTTTCTTAAATGATACCGCAGCATGGAGGTGTTAGCGGATTGACCTAGCATTTTAAAATACATGAATTAAAATTCTCACCCTTTTTTGCTATGTAGTATTCTTGATAATCATTGAGGAGGTGTATGGAATGTTTTGTGTTGTAACTTGTGTGCATATTGTTGTTGCTAGCTGGTAAGCCAATCTTGTGTTGctattttgagttcttttttaTGGAATCCCTTTATACTGAGACTCATCATTTGCTAGTTTTATGCAAAATAGTTTAAGCTGTTAAATTGCTCATCATCTTCCATTTGAAGTTTAATGTACTCATATTTGGTAAAGCATGGTGCAGTAACTAAAGTTGTAGTTGTGCTACTGCTGCTAACTCATTCTTGATGGAAAGCTCTCTAAGTGGATTTACGAATTTAATTGCAGAAAGTCGACAAGCAAGGTGCTGCTGAGCAAGCTCAATGACTTCAATTTGTACTGCTGCCTCATATATTTGGTCTTGCCTTTTTAAGGAACCATGAAATTACCATGTAAACGTTGATTTTAACTCCAGTATTCTCCACCAGGGGTAACAAAATGATCGCAAGACTACTAAAACTCAAATTTGGCACGTGTTTTTTACATGGATGTAGCAATTTGGATTGCATTTGTAGTTTGATTCTGCAGCCAACATCATTTGGTTTGCTCGCAATTTTGATCAGAGGTTACATGTATGTCCTGGAAAATAAATAGTTCTATAACTAGTGGGCCTTCCTCTTTTAAACGTACCTTCAGTATATTACAAGAAGGATGCTATCCATgcctcttttatttatttatttaagtggGCTTGTCAAGTATTTCATTTTGTCGCCCATTAATTTATATGTGACTCTCATCTGCGCCAGTGCACCGCCTATACAGGGTAAAGAAAACAGGCTTGGGTGGAAACAATAGGCTTTGGATTGGAGAACTGTCAACATACGTTGCAGCACAGTGGTCGGAGGCTTGTGGTTAATAAATAAGAGGTAATAAACTTTGGCATAAATCAAGGGAGTAAAAACTAGGCAAAACTTTGTTGTTGAAACTGATACCGCGGCTATACGGCTTGAAACCTCAATGAGGCATCGCCCGCATAAGGTTTACAAGGCGTAATGGGAGCCTTATGGAAGGAAAGAGAAGAGCAGCAAATAAAGCTGCTCAATGGTCAGCCAAGGCCTCTTTTTATCACTGGGCTTTGATACCCTTTTCGAACGTCCAATCCAGAATGAGATCAATCGTGTACGTAACTGCACGTGCTACTTTACTAAGAGAAAATAGAACAGTATGTTACTTCAATTACTAATTAGTCCTGGATGCAAACAACAACAATTCATTGCCATCTCTCCCTCAAGCTCAGATCTGCATGTATCTGAAATAGCAAAACCTCCCTATGGCGATGACTAGAATTGGGTGGGCGTCTGTATCTATTTTGAAGGTAAATAGATAGTAGACATGGCCAGAACCGGATCATCAATATCAGACTGAAAAGGAGAAAGGAAGCCATAAAAAGAACTGCTCCCTATACATATTCAACACTATACCGGGTTAGGGGTATTTGGTAGTActctttttttccctttttttttctctcccAGTCTTCAAACTATTGGAAACGAAATAAAAGAATGCTAAACTAAAATGAAGAATTACTGAATCAATCGGCTTCTCTGTCATTCTTTTTACTTCAAATGAGTATGACATGATCACTTATGTAGGCCGTCAATGAGCAGTTGcatttatcatataatttggGTAGGCAACTATCAAACTGGTTCAATGCAGCATCTCGTATACCGGGATCTTCACTTTCATTTCACGGTTCTCTTAACCATACAGCAACATTTGAGTCGAAAGAAATTGGACTGCCCAAGTTACGAGGCATATCTgtaaaataagagaaagaCAAATCAGGTTGTTGAATGGGATATGTGAATTTAATGACCAACTTTCATTTCCACATCGTTTTGGAAAACATTAAAAAGCAAATCCTTTCTCGAATGATCATATAAGAGTTTATCAGACATGCTGGCCAGTGTCTAGGGCCTATACTCCTGTCAATTCTTTAACTGAGTGGATTTGTTGACAGTCTAGCACATGACCATAACTTCCAAGTTTAAACGTGCAAGAACATTCCTGGATGTGAATAACTGTAAAGGGCAGCAAAGTTGAACAAGCAGGTAAGACAGCACAGAGAAGTGTTGGCATGGAAATGTGTAGTTTTCCTAGATGAAAGGTTCgcatgtttatatttataaacagcACCTAGAGTATTTAACAGAATGTGAAGGTTCAAAGGCCTAAATTTGCAAACAGCACCCTGCCCTCTGTCCTCCTACCAGATTATCCAAAGTTGTTGAGATGAAAGGCTTTTCAAAGTCAGGAAGCTAGTTCCTTCTACATTCTCAGAATAAAAGCTTCAGAAATTGTTATCCCATGCTTATCAGGTCAGGATCTCGGGAGAAGCTTAGGAAGGAGTGTCTCTAGGAATTCTATCAACTCAAATCGGAAGACAGAGCTTACAGGGCTACAGAAATAGTAGTAGAACTAAAAGCACTTGGAAGGCTAAAACAGAAACTCGTCATCAAATACCTGCTTATGCATTTGCTAGTGTTGTGCCCCTTCTGATAACCCCCTTGACTCGTGAATCTCTGCCAAAGGATTCACTATGAACCCACCACCCCCCTGAAGCAGTAACCTACGGCTCTCCAAATTGAGCATCTCAAGACTGTCAGGCTTACCATCTTTATGGCGCATGACAGAAAATGGTGGAGTGGTACCAGAGGAGAGCCTTGAGGCTGAATGGCGGCTTTCTGTTTTCCTCCAGAACTTGGAACTCAAAAAATCTGCACCAGGTAGCAAACAACATGTGGTTCTGTTGGAGTTGGTCATCCTTCCACTTGACACAGCCAAGTCATATGATATCTCATCAAGTGCCAACTCTAGGCCATGAACACGTGTCTCCAGAGATTGCATTCCATTTTGTGAGCTTCCCATAAATCTCTAAATGCAAGAAGGTAAGGCCAGAAAAAGATTAGCAGATACCTTTTTCAAAATGCAGTAATTGTATGCTGGAGCACTTGATTAGCATTATTAACTTAacaatatttatcaaattggctaagaaattatcaattaaagcATTGTGTTCAAATATGGGTAATAGAATTTTGGACCATAAAGAATATAGTATTTGTGCTTGGCTATATCCAAACACCAAATGCCATAAATGCAAAAACTGAAGTATCCTAATACAGATTGATAGAtgataaatatcataaatggAATCAGTCTACTCATCCCCAGATTTTGAAATTAGCTGTAATTTCAAAATACTATTTTGGAACTGGTAGTGGAATAAGGGTGTCGCACAACCTAGGAAAAGCTCATAGGAGATGATGACAATCCTTTCTTGCAGTCTAGAAATTTTTGAcctcattaataaaaaagaaagggcaGAACTATGGTTCATCAAGAGAATGGTGCCTGTCTCTATGATAATTTGTAAAAGTATCACTATCATTTACATCATTATTTCATTACATGATGCCAAATTTTAGTTGTCTAACTATGTTTTCTCACTCGGATAACTGATGAGATTGGTAATTTTTTAAGCACAGATATCTACAAGAGGAATCTAGACAGATGTTTGGCAGCTACCAGGaaactgaaaattaaaatgataaaacaaaATCTCAAGCAGTGAACAAACCTGCAAAAGATCTAGTAGGCTAGATTGCTGCCTTTCAATTTGAACAAGCTGGTTGCGGATTGAAGATAAGTCCTCACATTCCTTGTGGTTGCTGTGGTGATTCTCAGTAACATTACTGGCAACAGCAGTTGACACAGGACTCTCCTCATGACAAGGAACCACACGAGATCCAGACTTGCACCCACTAAATTTGAGCATTTTGTCATCAGAACTCTTACCAAAAAGGGCCCGTCTTGTTTCTGGCTTTATAGACCTTCTTTCTGGGGCGTTCTCATTATCAACAACCTCAGCTAAAGTAGTAGTATTATTAGGAATTGCAACGTCGACTTTCCAGTCAAAGGGCTTCTTGCAGTCCACCTTTCTGAACAATGCTGAACTCGTTTTCTTTTCAGTGCTCTTGAGAGAACCTCTCCTCCTTGTGAATGTGGCTGCTGAATCGTCAGGTGGAGTAGTCCTGCTAGCTAAAGCAGGTTTTTTCCTCATTTGAGGGGTTTGAAACCCAGCAGCACATGAATTTTTCGAACTAAGTGGATACCGCCCATCACTTGCATCCTCTATtcccagaaaaagaaaaagagagagagagagagagagatcaGAATTACAAAGTACACTCTTAGATGAACACGAATAAAATGTCACACTAGTAAAACAAGACTCAAAAAGTAATTTTCTATAGAAGGACCCTAAGTAGTTATCCCAAGTGGATAACAGACACTGGAGTCTACAAATGTGTCCAAAGATCCACagattgtaaaataaaaaaaaataaaaaaaatccagAAAATCAACTGGAAATTTCCAATTGAAATCCATCCTGACAATTCAATTGACCAGAACATAAGAAATCAAGTAGCTAAAAAATATTCCAGTATCCACCTAAGAATCAAATCTACACCCTAAAAAGAATCAAAGCGGAGTGCTTTACCTTTAGAAGAAGCCAGAGATCGAGGAGGCGGAGATACATCCTCCGAAACATCTGGAACCTGCTTCCATGCTTCTATCATCTGATGCATCACCTCCCTCGCAGCTTTCACCTAGAATCCAAATTAATCACATTAACTCCAAATAAACAAGCACAGATAATAACTATATCAAAACATAGATAAATCCAAAACCTTATCAAATTTGCGACTCtcaaaaattttcaaacaccAACACTTAAACTCCGCGACGTCATCTCTTTCAACAACAGCCAATCTCTCAAGCGCTTCAGCAGCAGCCTTCCTGGCAGCCCAATCATCACTGCTCAAAAACCCTACCAAACACTTGACCAAACCACCAATCCCTCCATAATCTCTCACTCCACCAACCCCAATCACACTCCCTATCACCACCAATCCCGCACTTTTCGCCTTATATCCCTCACTTTTCAACAACCTCTCCATTCTCACCACTAATGCCTTTCCCAACCTCCCCGCCTCCGGATCCGGTGCCGCATTTATCGCTGCCGCCAAACACAACGCTGATCCAATCTGCGCATTCATTTCCTGCTCCGTAAACACCGCTTCGCTCAACGGTTTCAGAAAAGCAGTTGAGAATGGCAGTTTTGTAATTTTCGACGCCAGTGATGATACTGTTGCCACGCATTGCGTACGGATCGATGAGTCGTGGTCACGCAGACGGCGTGTGATGTAGACGAGGATTTTAGGGAGGGACGCAGAAAGATAGTTTGCGTGGTGAATAGAGAGTGCCGTGAGGAGGCAGAGACACTGTTTGCGAACGAGAGGCTTGTCGGTGGTGTCTGTGGAGAGTATGCATGAGAGGTATGTTGCAAGTTGCGTGGTGTTCTCTAAAGTTTTCGCTATGCTTTCTAGCTCTGCAGCGGCGATATTGTATGTGTCTCGGTCAGACAGTTTTGTTATTAGTGTTAGCACTTTTAGCTTCAGATTTTGCGccatctttttcctttctcttgttttCGTAACCTGGGGGTGCTAGCGGCGGAGACGACGGTGGTTAGGCGAGGGCGCTGTCGGAATTTGCGGCAGCATTGCCGGTGGTGATAATGTTCAGTGTTTGAGCATTAGCTTTTAAATGTAGGAGACATGGTCACGGAAAGAAGGTGATTTAACTGAAGAGATGAATAAGGTCTGATGTTGGAggtttctaaaattttacttcACTCAAGCTTAAAAGACaggattaaattaatttaaggtTAATTAGGGAATAATGAGGTGCTAATGGTGGGTTTATTGCATGCTAATATTAACAAAGAGTGGGGACTGATGATTAGATGAGGTTGAGTCCATGTTTTTTTTGACGTCTTGCCATACTATTGGTTCAACTAACTTTTTGGTAGTTTCTGTCAGGTGTGAGCAAAATTTGAACCGAAATGGAATTATCCAAACcgaattgattttttaatttggttaTTTTCCTGGttcagttttaaattttaaaaaaaatgtgaataaaacaaaatgagatgagcagttttattctttcaaaaaaaaaagaaaaagaagttttataaaaatatgttatgtatgtagtaaaataaattattcttgctattattatatatgtaaaattaaaaagacttctaaatcttataaatataaaataatttaatttaatttttaaatttattacaaaatataaaatcgaataaaatttatttaattaaatttaataaattcttaaattttaattcagtttaattatattgattctATTGAACTATGAATtgaattgattatttttcaaCCCTACTAATATACTTTTagaaaatatctaaaataggGAAgactatatttttttgttaactttctttaattgaaaatggCTAATTGAAAGCAATATAAATACTAATCTAATAAAAGTGAAATTTGGGATAagattgaataaaattttattattaataaaacaaattt
This window harbors:
- the LOC8258135 gene encoding TORTIFOLIA1-like protein 3, encoding MAQNLKLKVLTLITKLSDRDTYNIAAAELESIAKTLENTTQLATYLSCILSTDTTDKPLVRKQCLCLLTALSIHHANYLSASLPKILVYITRRLRDHDSSIRTQCVATVSSLASKITKLPFSTAFLKPLSEAVFTEQEMNAQIGSALCLAAAINAAPDPEAGRLGKALVVRMERLLKSEGYKAKSAGLVVIGSVIGVGGVRDYGGIGGLVKCLVGFLSSDDWAARKAAAEALERLAVVERDDVAEFKCWCLKIFESRKFDKVKAAREVMHQMIEAWKQVPDVSEDVSPPPRSLASSKEDASDGRYPLSSKNSCAAGFQTPQMRKKPALASRTTPPDDSAATFTRRRGSLKSTEKKTSSALFRKVDCKKPFDWKVDVAIPNNTTTLAEVVDNENAPERRSIKPETRRALFGKSSDDKMLKFSGCKSGSRVVPCHEESPVSTAVASNVTENHHSNHKECEDLSSIRNQLVQIERQQSSLLDLLQRFMGSSQNGMQSLETRVHGLELALDEISYDLAVSSGRMTNSNRTTCCLLPGADFLSSKFWRKTESRHSASRLSSGTTPPFSVMRHKDGKPDSLEMLNLESRRLLLQGGGGFIVNPLAEIHESRGLSEGAQH